The segment ACTTAAATGGTTAAAAAGAACCCCCCCGACAGTAAGTAtgatgaaaaatgaaagaaaaaggcACCACCACACCTACAAATaaaatttataattataaataaatggaaatatatatatatatacatatatatatatgctgtggggcaggagggagagcaaagggagtgagtcgcggtgatgcagaagggagggggagctgatgaaaagtggggcttagtctgggaaagcctctgggaggaggtgcaccttcagtagggctctgaagggaggaagagtgattgtctggtggatctgagtagggagggcattccaggccagaggtaggccgtGAGCCttgggtcaacagcgggacaggcaaattggaggcacagtgaggttagcaccagaggagcagagtgtgtgggctgggatgtagaatcaatcaatcaatcaaacgtatttattgagcgcttactgtgtgcagagcactgtactaagcgcttgggaagtacaagttagcaacatatagagacagtccctacccaacagtgggctcacagtctaaaagtgggagacagagaacaaaaccaagcatactaacaaaataaaataaatagaatagatatgtacaagcaaaataaataaataaatagagtaataaatatgtacaaacatatatacaggtgctgtggggaagggaaggaggtaagatggggggatggagagggggatgagggggagaagaaggaaggggctcagtctgggaaggcctcctggaggaggtgagttctcagtagggccttgaagggaggaagagagctagaaggagagaagggaggtgaggtatgagggggcaaggtgatagagagctttaaatgaatgaatgattgaatggtatttgttaagcatttgttatgtgccaagcactgttctaagcactgacagctGTTCTAAGCCCATATTTTCCCACAAATATTTAGATACGTAACTATCATACCAAGGCACCCTTTTAGAATTCCATGACTCCTCCCCATCCaacccccagaacagtgctttgtacagagtaagtgcttaatgaatgccattattaattattattattattattattattattattattattattattattatttcctagagCTGTAGCCCAAAATGAACTCTGGCAAAGCATACATCAACCATGTAAAATTTCTTACTTGGCAAAGGGCAAataagtagcacggcctagtgggaagatcatggacctaggaatcagaggacctgggttctaatactggctccgccacatgcttgctgtatgatcctgagcaatcacttaacttcactctgcctcagttaactcatgtataaaatggggactaagatggtgagacccacgtgggacaaagactgtgtccaacatgattagcttttctttcattgatttattcattcaatcatatttattgaatgcttgctaaaataatattaagtgcttactatgtgcaaagcactgttctaagtgctggtagtgttctaagtactatgtgcagagcactgtacagtaaaacaataataaagagcaacagtccctgcccacaacaaactcaagtCTAAGTTAGGATCTAGTACCACTTTGGGAGTCTAGTGAGTGACCTattattctccccttcccccagcgccCTCcccttatatattattattattattagtatggtacttgtcaagcacttactaggtgccaagcactattcaagctctggggtaaacacaagccaGTCAGGGTTGAGAGAGTCCCCAcaccatatgggtctcacagttaccccagctcttggtacagtgcctagcacttaccaaataccacttacAAAATATAAATGAGCTCCAGAGGGAGCATCAGGAGCCACTCTGCACTACAAAGTTTACAGGATTTAAAGGATGAAATGCCATCTACCCCTGTTAGAGTAAAACTGCACAATTTTCGAACCAGATTCTTCTCATGGTAAAGCACCAGTGTGGTAAAGCAATCACATCTCTTCAGTTACCTAAATTAGAAAACAAAAACGTGTTCCTTTTGACTTTAGAGTCTCTTTAGATTTATTCTCTCTGTCACAGTTACAATCtcttaaaatagagattaagactgtgagccccaagtcaggcagggactgtgtccaaatcgattgtcttgtatgtgccccaacccttagttcagtgcctggaacgtaaaaagggtttgacaaataccaaatgcccccccccccccccccgcaaaagtCCCTGTGAGGTTctgtggacatcatcatcatcatcatcatcaatcgtatttattgagcacttactatgtgcagagcactgtactaaaggcttgggaagtacaaattggcaacatatacagtccctacccaacagtgggctcacagtctaaaagggggagacagagaacaaaaccaaacataccaacaaaataaaataaatagaatagatatgtacaaataaaataaataaatagagtaaaaaatatgtacacagatatatacatatatacgggtgctgtggggaagggaaggacgtaagatgggggggatggagagggggacgaggaggagaggaaggaaggggctcagtctgggaaggcctcctggaggaggtgagctctcagcagggccttgaagggaggaagagagctagcttggcggatgggcagagggagggcattccaggcccgggggatgacgtgggctgggggacaTTATCAGTAACTGATCAGAATGTAGAATTTGTAATGCTCTGATTCCCCAAGCTAAATGGACAGACCCGGAAAATGAAATGCAGGAAATGCACGGAAGATATCTGGTGGTGAAAAGGGCAAAGGACACCTAGTCTCCTTCGATAAAATGGGGGGGAGCCACGAGGAAAAGGTGCAAACGACATAGATTACTAAATCAACGAGCTGTTCGATGACGGAGCGGATTGAAACAGGAGCCAATCAGAAGACGGTATGTTTACAGCCAATCAACGAGCTTCTTAGCCAATATAAAGGCTTGTGAAGCCCGTTGCCCTTCACTTAGCTTTGAAGGGAGTTGATTGTTGTAGTTATGGCTCGTACCAAGCAGACCGCTCGCAAGTCCACCGGCGGTAAGGCGCCCCGCAAGCAGCTGGCCACCAAGGCCGCCCGCAAGAGCGCCCCGGCCACCGGCGGCGTGAAGAAGCCTCACCGCTACCGGCCCGGCACCGTGGCGCTGCGGGAGATCCGCCGCTACCAGAAGTCCACCGAGCTGCTGATCCGCAAACTGCCCTTCCAGCGGCTGGTGCGGGAGATCGCCCAGGACTTCAAGACGGACCTGCGCTTCCAGAGCTCGGCCGTCATGGCCCTGCAAGAGGCGAGCGAGGCCTACCTGGTGGGGCTGTTCGAGGACACCAACCTGTGTGCCATCCACGCCAAGAGGGTCACCATCATGCCCAAAGACATCCAGCTGGCCCGCCGCATCCGAGGCGAGAGGGCTTAAATCCCAcatcaaatacccaaaggctcttttcagagccacccaCATCTTCCGCTGAGGTGCTGGATCACGAAATACGTGCTTATTTGCAACCAAATAGGGTGGGCAGATTAAAAACCTTCCTGATACCGAGGAGGACAAATGGGGTGGGTGAGTTGAGTCGGCGAAGCGTCCAATTTTATTTAGCGTTAAGcagggagcatggctcagtggaaagagcacgggctttggagtcagaggtcaggggttcaaatcccggctccgccaattgtcagttgtgtgactttgggcgagccacttctctgcctcagttccctcatctgtaaaatggggattaatactgtgagccccctgtggcacaacctgatcaatttgtaatctacccagcgcttagaacagtgctttgcacagagtaaaagtgctttataaatgccttttcagcacttagaccagtgctttgcacagaataagcccttaataaatgccattattattattagggatgtcCAGCTGGCCCACATGCTGCTGTGGTAAGAGGGCTTAACTTTTTCCTTTTAAGCATGCTTTTGATTATTCCCTCCAAAGACTTttgcgatgatggtatttgttaagcactatgtgccaaaaactgttctaagcgttggtatAGAGCCACCCCCAGTTTCACTGGAGAGCTAAAATCCTTTTTTATTGGTTAGCATTACCATTGCTTTGGGGTAAATAAGCTAATTAAGGTGGACATAGTGCATGTCCTAGACTGTACATTACTCCTAAACTAagtgttatgagcagggaatgtgaatatTCAAttatgttgaattgtactcccaattgctcagtacattgctctgtacatagaaaacTCGTGGTAAATGATTGAATACATGGGGCTCAGCTTAATCCTACTTTCActgataaggtcactgaggcatggttaagttaaatgagttgcccaaaatgACACAAGACAAATGTTTAAACTAGGATTACATCCCAGGCCATCTGATTTCATggatttccaggtccatgttctttcctctaggtcctGCTACTTTTCTAGGCTTTTCTTAGCCTGCTTTTACTATTTGCCATTTGATACTGACACATAGTTTACTTGTGATTAAAGGTTTAGTGAGagttgtcagtcaattgtatttgttgagtgcttactgtatgcagagcactgtattaagtactcagGAGAATatgtcacattccctgtcaatgtaagcttagagtctagagagtgagacatcaatataaatacatttattagtgagaataaatgttatttattgcaTATaaactttagtggaaagagagaagtAACAACCATCTAGGTAGGTACACAGAAAAAAAGGAAGGTCTCTACATGAATTGGTGTTTAATAGGATaagaaacacttgggaagtagtgtggcctagtagaaagaagacAGGCTTGtggatcagaggatctgggttctaattctgacttggtcatgtgtctgtggtatgacctagggcaagtcacttcactatgcttcaggtgtctcatctgtaaaatggaaataaaatacctgtttttcctcctatttagattttgagtgccatgtgggacagtgtccaacctgattaactgatcaacttgcatccacttagagcagtgcttgacacataataggggcttaacaagtaccataacaaattattacacaggtgtatatatacacctgtatatgtgtatatatgttggtacatatttattactctattttatttgtacatatttattctatttaattttgttaatgttttgttttctgtttcccccttctagactgtgagcctgcgttggatagggaccgtctctctatgttgccaacttgtacttcccaagcgcttagtacagtgttctgcacacagtaagcactcaataaatacgattgaatgaaagtgtagCACTGATGACAACGCGGGGGTAGCAGTCAATGCAAAGAATCTCTActtgtgttgctgaattgtacttttcaagcgcctagtacagtgctttgcccacggtaagcgctcaatacatcatcatcatcatcaatcgtattaattgagcgcttactatgtgcagagcactgtactaagcgcttgggaagtacaaattggcaacatatagagacagtccctacccaacagtgggctcacagtctaaaagggggagacagagaacaaaaccaaacatactaacaaaataaagtaaatagaatagatatgtacaagtacaataaataaataaataaataaatagagtaataaatatgtacaaatatatatgtatacatatatataaatacgattgaagggacgaatgaatgaatacctggtcAGCGTAGTTATGGGGCCTGTATGCAAATTAAGTTGCTCTGTATCTTCTCCCTATTGGAGAAGACGGAAATGCAAATATGCGGATTGTAAATCTCACATTCTATTGGTTGCCGCGTGGCCAGGGAGAATCGACCAATCAAACACCTTGCCTTCGTGACCGCGCTCGTCCTATAAAAAGGTGTTGCTTTAGCGTCGTGTGCATTTTTGCAGCTTGTAGGTGGTTCTTAGCTTAGCTTTTCGCCATGTCCGGTCGCGGAAAGCAGGGAGGAAAGGCCCGCGCTAAGGCCAAGTCTCGCTCGTCCCGAGCCGGTCTGCAGTTCCCGGTGGGGCGCGTGCACCGCCTGCTCCGCAAGGGCAACTACGCCGAGCGGATCGGGGCCGGCGCCCCCGTCTACCTGGCCGCCGTGCTCGAGTACCTGACGGCCGAGATCCTGGAGCTGGCGGGCAACGCGGCCCGCGACAACAAGAAGACCCGCATCATCCCCCGCCATCTGCAGCTGGCCATCCGCAACGACGAGGAGCTCAACAAGCTGCTGGGCAAGGTGACCATCGCCCAGGGCGGCGTCCTGCCCAACATCCAGGCCGTGCTGCTGCCCAAGAAGACCGAGAGCCACCACAAGGCCAAGGGCAAGTAAAttcgaagaaaaaaaaaaaaaaccctactcaCTAACACCAAAGGCTCTTTTCAGGGCCACCCACAATCCTCAAAGGAAAAGCTGTTGCATTATTTCGGGTCTCTTTTTAATGACCCTAATGCTTTAGTAAGGGGAAATGCTTGGAGAACATTCCGCACACGGTGATACGCCACAATGGTGAgttaatcaaccgtatttatttcatcaatcatcaatcgtatttattgagcgcttactacgtgcagagcactgtactaagcgcttgggaagtacacgttggcaacatatagagacggtccctacccaacaatgggctcacaatctagaaaacaGTCAAAGACTGTTCTCGGAGTTATTTACGCTCTCAGGGGGAAAGAAAAGCTGTTCTTGGTTTATTATATCCGGATCGGTAACTACAGAGTCCAACCAAGCAGACGTCAATtcatatttttgttgtttgttttttttaagggagaacaggcaatgctCCCTAATGCCTGAACCAACTAATTAGGCTTCTGTGTCCGAGAAAGGGTCAAAGAAGGTGGTGACAAGcacagaagaaaaatggtaaGCTGACCAAGCGGAGCCGTTAAAAGGGCTACGTTTCCTTTTCTTACTAagtgtcgagtcgtttctgattcatatagtgacgccatggatatACTTTGTCCAGAGCTTCCTGTCTTCTGCCagaatctgcaacctttctaacggttcttctgttaacGTTGTTACAGTTTCTATCCATCAGCGTGGCTcgttggaaagggcccgggctttggaggcagaggttatgggttcaagtcccggctccgccaattgtcagctgtgtgacgttgggcaggtaatttaacttctctgggcctcagttacctaacctgtaaaatgggaattgagactgagccccccgtgggacgaccttatcaccttgtaacctcagcgcttagcacagtgctttgcacatagtaaggcttaataaatgtcattattgtaattattattatctagctgctagtctgcctcttccatgttttccctggg is part of the Tachyglossus aculeatus isolate mTacAcu1 chromosome Y4, mTacAcu1.pri, whole genome shotgun sequence genome and harbors:
- the LOC119946936 gene encoding histone H3; translated protein: MARTKQTARKSTGGKAPRKQLATKAARKSAPATGGVKKPHRYRPGTVALREIRRYQKSTELLIRKLPFQRLVREIAQDFKTDLRFQSSAVMALQEASEAYLVGLFEDTNLCAIHAKRVTIMPKDIQLARRIRGERA
- the LOC119946907 gene encoding histone H2A type 1-like, which translates into the protein MSGRGKQGGKARAKAKSRSSRAGLQFPVGRVHRLLRKGNYAERIGAGAPVYLAAVLEYLTAEILELAGNAARDNKKTRIIPRHLQLAIRNDEELNKLLGKVTIAQGGVLPNIQAVLLPKKTESHHKAKGK